The Trueperaceae bacterium genome contains the following window.
CCCCAGCGACCGGCTGGAGGTCGTGTGGGACCTGGAGGCCCCCCGGGTCGCGGCCCGTGCCGCGGCGCACGCCGAGGGGCGGCGCGCGGGCCCACCGGCCGCGCGCGGCGTGCGCCTCGACCCGGAGGCGCCGTGGGGCGACGTGGCCGACCCCGAAGGCGCGTCGCGCGTGCGGCTCGGAGCGCCGCGCGACGTGCAGGGCCTGCGCACGTCGGACCCGGAGGCGGCGGCGGCGTGGCGAGGGCACCTGCGCCGCGCGCTGCCGCCCCTGTTCGAGGCGGGGTACGTGCTCGACGGGGCCGGGTTCGCCCCCGCGGACGGCGCGGCCGAACTGTGGCTGGCGCGCGCCGGGATCTGACGAGGGGCGTTCACCGAGGACGGTCGACGCGCCGCGGCGGGCGGCGCGTCGCCTGCACCGCATCACCGCGGTCTGAACCGGCGCGGGGGCGGAGCCGCGTCGGCTCCGCCCCCGCGGGCGGTCAGGGGCGCGCCGACGCGTTCAGCCGCACTTGCTGTAGCCGCAGCTTTCGCACTTCTGGCAGCCCTCCTCGAAGCGTAGCGGGGCGCCGCAGTCGGGGCACGCCTGGCCGCGCTGCAGGACGTTCTCGACGCCGGCCGTCTCCAGCGCGACGGCGATCAGGTCGGCCTTGCTGGCGACCATGCGGCCCTGGTAGCTGCCGTACATGCCGCCGTTGATGCCGCGCAGGGTCTTGACGAGCGCTTCGGCGGGTACGCCGTACTGCAGGGCGATGGACACGACCCGGCCGAGCGCTTCGCTGTCGGCGTTCGCTTCGTCGCCGGCCTTCCCGGAGAGGATGAACACCTCGCTGGGGAGGCCGTCCTGCTTGTTGACGGTGACGTAGAACCCGCGCGACTCGCCGGTGGGCAGCATCAGTTTCGCGGTGTCGGTGAAGCCCTCGAGGCGGCCGGGACGCTCGAAGAGCGGCTCGCCGGGCAACGTCCCGCCGTGCGCCGCGACGCCGGTGGGGGCGGGGCGGGTGCGGGGGGCGGTGGCGACCGCGGCGGCCGGCGCCTGCGGGGCGGCCGGCGCCTGCGGGACGGGGGTCGGCGTCGCGCCCGGCGCCTCGCCGTGCGCGCCGTCGCCCGCGTCGCTCCGCGCGTCGTCCTGCGCGTCGTCGCTCTTCTTGGTGGAGAGCACCTGGAACTGGCGGCTGCCGTCGCGGTAGACGGTGATGCCCTTGCAGCCCTCGTCGAAGGCGAGCGCGTAGGCGTCGAAGACGTCGTCGACGTCGGCGGCGTTGGGCAGGTTGATGGTCTTGGAGATCGAGTTCGCGGCCTGCGCGCCGCCGTCGAAGGCGCGTTGGACGACGCCCTGCATCTTGACGTGGTCTTCGGGGCGGATGTCGTGGGCGCACGTCAGGACCGCCTGGACCTCGGCGGGGACGAAATCGAGCCCCTGCACGGAGCCGTGGGCGTCCTGGACCTTCTCGACGACCTTGTCCCAGTCCCATCCGCCGTCCTTCATGAAGTCCGGGTGCGGGGGGTGCTCGTTCAGCAGCTCCTCGAACAGCGGGTGGATCAGGGCGGCGTAGCCGTCGCCGATCTTGCGGTAGATGAAGGGCGCGAACACCGGTTCGACGCCGCTACTGACCCCCATGAGCATGCTCGTCGTGCCGGTCGGGGCGACGGTGAGGACGGCGACGTTGCGGCGCGGCTCGATGCCGGTGGCGTCGGCGAGGCCGGGGAAGGTGCCGCGTTCCTCGCCGAGCGCGCGGCTGGCGTCGACCGCCGCGTCGTGCAGCATCGAGATCATCGTGTGGACGGCGCGACGCCCCTCCTCGGAGTCGTAGGCGTAGCCCATCTTGATGAGCGCGTCGGCGAGGCCCATGACGCCGAGCCCCAAGCGCCGGAGCTTCATGCTCATGTCGCGGTTGTCGTCGAGGGCGAAGCGGTTGACGTCGAGCACGTCGTCGAGGAAGCGGACGGTGGTGGCGACGTCCTCGCGGAACGCGCGGCCGTCGAAGCCGTCGATCCCGACGCCGGACGTCGCGACGTACGCCGCGAGGTTCATCGCGCCGAGGTCGCACGGTTCCCCGGGGTACAGCGGGATTTCGCCGCACGGGTTCGTGCTCTTGATGTCGCCGTAGGCGGCCCGCATGGGGTTGTGGGCGTTGATGCGGTCGACGAAGATCAGGCCCGGCTCGCCGGTGGACCAGGCGTGCTCGGCGATCTCCTGGAGGACGCCGCGCCCCTCGGTACGGGCGCTCTTCATGAAGGCGTCGTCGACGAGGACGCTGATGTTGAAGGTGCTGATGTCGCCCTCGGCCTCCTCGCGGTCGAGGTCCTTCGCGGTCACGAAGTCGCGGACGTCGGGGTGGGTGATCGACAGCGTGCCCATCCCCGCGCCGCGGCGCGTGCCGCCCTGACGGATGGCGCGCAACGTCGGCGCGAAGGTGTAGCGCAGCGTCGCGACGGGGCCCGCGTGCGCCGCGCCGCCGAGCCCGCCCCACGTCGCGAAGTTGTCGAACACCTCGACGGCGAAGCTGGACGGGCCGCTGCTCGTGCCGCCGGAGCCGTTCACGGGGGTGCCCTCCGCGCGCAGGTCGGAGAGGTCGACGACGAGGTCGCGTCCGTGCAGGACCGCCATCGCGGTCTCGCCGGCGGCGGCCCAGATGTCGTCGACGCTGTCGCCCACGACGCGGACGTCGACGCCGTCCGGCAACGCGTCCTTCTCGACGATCCGGGCGGTGCGGTACCCCTTCGTGACGTACGAGCCGTGCACCAGGTCGAGGAACGTCCCGCTCGCGACCTTGTCGTGGTCGGGGTGGCTGCGGTCGATCGTCAGGTAGATCGTCCCGGGCGTGCCGTGCCAGGCGGACTTCGGGGGGAGCGGGTCGAGGTTGACGCCGTTCCCGCCCCCGACCTTGGTGACGAGCGCCAGCTTGGTGGCGAGGTGCAGCACCCACGCGTCGCTGCCCTCCTCCTCCGGCCGGCCGTCCTGCACGAAGCAGTTCAGGACGTTGCCGTGCTGCGTCGCCGCGCCCGCCAGCACCCGTCCGCCGGGGCAGAAGCGCTTGTCCGCCATCAGGTCGTAGAAGCGCTCCGCCCAGCCTTCGCGTGCGTCGCCTTCGGGCGTCGCCACCCAATCGGCGACGCGACGGAACATCGCGCCGAGGTCGGTGTCGCCCGGCTGGAAGTACTGGCGTTCGGCGATCGTGACCGCGTGCGGATCGAAGGCGGCGAGGCGGGGGTCGGGGGCGTCGTGAGGCACGGGATTCCTCCGTTCCTGGCGCGGCGCGTCGGCCGGCCGGGTGCGTGGGGTCCGCGCGGCCGGAGGGGCGGGCGGACGGCGGCGTGGGGGTGCGGTCGCGGCGGGACCCGGCGACCGAGTGCGTCTGCCCCGTAAGGTACCAGAGCGCAGGGACCCGGGGACGCGAATTCCTCCACATTTGCCTACTACATCTTGTAGGCGCGCCGCACGCCGTCACCATTGATGGCGTGCGCGTCCTGCACGCGAGGGACGCCGCCCGCCCCCGCCGCCGCGCCCCCCTCGGACCCCGTGCTAGGTTCCCGGTGGGCACCTCACGTGGAGAGGGTCCCGGGGCCCGCCGACCCACCGGCGGGCCGTTCTTCTTGGTTCGCTTCGTCGTGGTTCGCTGCGCCGTGGCTCGCAGCGTCGTGGCGGCCTGCGTCCCCACCGGCGCCGCTAGTGCCGGAAGTGCCGCACCCCGGTCAGGACCATCGCCACGCCGCGCGCCTCCGCCGCCGCGACGACGGCGTCGTCGTTCACCGACCCGCCCGGCTGCACCACCGCCGTCGCCCCCGAGGCCAGCGCCGCCTCGAGGCCGTCGGGGAACGGGAAGAAGGCGTCGGACGCGACCGCACCCCCCTCCGCCCGGCCGTCGGCCTTGCGCACCGCCAGCCGGGCGGCGTCGACGCGGTTCTGCTGGCCCGCCCCAATCCCGAGCGCCACCCCGTCCCGCGCGAGCACGATCGCGTTCGATCCCGTCGCCGCGACCACCCGCCACGCGAAGCGCAGGTCCCGCCACTCGGCGTCGGTGGGGGCGCGCGAGGTCGCGACCGTCCCCGCGGCGAGGTCCTCGTCGACCGGGTCGGGCGTCTGGACCAGCAGGCCGCCGTCGAGGCTGCGCACCTCGAGGGGACGGGGGCCGGGCGGCGGCACCTCGAGGACGCGCATCGCTTTGCGTTTCGACGCGAGGTGCTCGAGGGCGTCGGGCGCGTAGCTCGGCGCGACGAGCACGTCGGCCTTCGGGCCGGCCAGGATCCGCTCCGCCGTGGCGTGGTCGACCTCTCGGTTGAACGCCACCACCCCCCCGAAGGCGGACACGGGGTCGGCGTCGAGCGCGGCGGCGTAGGCGTCCGCGAGCGCGTCGCGCTCCGCCACGCCGCACGGGTCGGCGTGCTTCACGACGACCGCTGCGGGTGCGTCGAAGGCGTACGCCAACCGCCACGCCGCCTCCCCGTCGAGCAGGTTCAGGTACGACGGGGCGCGCCCCTTGTGGCGCGTCGCGGCGTCCCACGCGCCGGGCCGGCCGATCGTGCGGTAGCGCGCAGCGAGCTGGTGCGGGTTCTCCCCGTAGCGCAGGACCTCCGCCCGCTCCAGCGCCAGGTGAAGCGTCGGGGGCAGCGCCGCGTCGACGTTGCTCGCCGCCCCCTCGCTCGCGTCCACGTCGCGGGTCTCGGCGGCATCGAACCACGCCACGATCGCCGCGTCGTACGCCGCGACGTGCGCGAACGCGGCGCGCGCCAAGCGCCGCCGCATCGCCGCACGCGGGCCGCCGTCCGCGATCGCCACCAGCACGTCGTCGTACGCCTCCGGGTCGACGACGACGGTGACGCGCTCGTGCGTCTTCGCCGCCGCCCGCAGGAGCGCCGGCCCACCGATGTCGACGAACTCCAGCACGCGTTGCTCGCTCGCGCCCTCCCGCGCCGCGGCCTCCCGGAAGGGGTACAGGTTGACGACGACGAGGTCGAACGGCTCGACGTCGTGCGCCGCCAACGCGCCGGACGCGACGTCGGCGCTGCGCGCCAGGACCCCGCCGTGGATGCGAGGGTGCAGCGTCTTTACGCGCCCGTCGAGGATCTCGGGGTGGCCGGTGACGTCCGCGACGTCGCGCACCTCGACGCCCGCCTCGCGCAGGGTGCGTGCGGTGCCGCCACTCGCCACGATCTCGAGGCCGGCCTCCGCCAGGCCTCGCGCGAACGGCGCCAGGCCGCGCTTGTCGGAGACGCTGATCAACGCTCGTTTCATGCCGGAAGGCTACCCCACCCCCCCGGCCGGCCCCACGAACGAGGACCGGGCGCGACCCGAAGGTCGCGCCCGGTCGCGCGCCCGCCGGTCGGGCCTCAGTCGCTCGTGGGGGCGTCCGGGTCGGTG
Protein-coding sequences here:
- a CDS encoding ribonucleotide reductase N-terminal alpha domain-containing protein — encoded protein: MPHDAPDPRLAAFDPHAVTIAERQYFQPGDTDLGAMFRRVADWVATPEGDAREGWAERFYDLMADKRFCPGGRVLAGAATQHGNVLNCFVQDGRPEEEGSDAWVLHLATKLALVTKVGGGNGVNLDPLPPKSAWHGTPGTIYLTIDRSHPDHDKVASGTFLDLVHGSYVTKGYRTARIVEKDALPDGVDVRVVGDSVDDIWAAAGETAMAVLHGRDLVVDLSDLRAEGTPVNGSGGTSSGPSSFAVEVFDNFATWGGLGGAAHAGPVATLRYTFAPTLRAIRQGGTRRGAGMGTLSITHPDVRDFVTAKDLDREEAEGDISTFNISVLVDDAFMKSARTEGRGVLQEIAEHAWSTGEPGLIFVDRINAHNPMRAAYGDIKSTNPCGEIPLYPGEPCDLGAMNLAAYVATSGVGIDGFDGRAFREDVATTVRFLDDVLDVNRFALDDNRDMSMKLRRLGLGVMGLADALIKMGYAYDSEEGRRAVHTMISMLHDAAVDASRALGEERGTFPGLADATGIEPRRNVAVLTVAPTGTTSMLMGVSSGVEPVFAPFIYRKIGDGYAALIHPLFEELLNEHPPHPDFMKDGGWDWDKVVEKVQDAHGSVQGLDFVPAEVQAVLTCAHDIRPEDHVKMQGVVQRAFDGGAQAANSISKTINLPNAADVDDVFDAYALAFDEGCKGITVYRDGSRQFQVLSTKKSDDAQDDARSDAGDGAHGEAPGATPTPVPQAPAAPQAPAAAVATAPRTRPAPTGVAAHGGTLPGEPLFERPGRLEGFTDTAKLMLPTGESRGFYVTVNKQDGLPSEVFILSGKAGDEANADSEALGRVVSIALQYGVPAEALVKTLRGINGGMYGSYQGRMVASKADLIAVALETAGVENVLQRGQACPDCGAPLRFEEGCQKCESCGYSKCG
- the purH gene encoding bifunctional phosphoribosylaminoimidazolecarboxamide formyltransferase/IMP cyclohydrolase codes for the protein MKRALISVSDKRGLAPFARGLAEAGLEIVASGGTARTLREAGVEVRDVADVTGHPEILDGRVKTLHPRIHGGVLARSADVASGALAAHDVEPFDLVVVNLYPFREAAAREGASEQRVLEFVDIGGPALLRAAAKTHERVTVVVDPEAYDDVLVAIADGGPRAAMRRRLARAAFAHVAAYDAAIVAWFDAAETRDVDASEGAASNVDAALPPTLHLALERAEVLRYGENPHQLAARYRTIGRPGAWDAATRHKGRAPSYLNLLDGEAAWRLAYAFDAPAAVVVKHADPCGVAERDALADAYAAALDADPVSAFGGVVAFNREVDHATAERILAGPKADVLVAPSYAPDALEHLASKRKAMRVLEVPPPGPRPLEVRSLDGGLLVQTPDPVDEDLAAGTVATSRAPTDAEWRDLRFAWRVVAATGSNAIVLARDGVALGIGAGQQNRVDAARLAVRKADGRAEGGAVASDAFFPFPDGLEAALASGATAVVQPGGSVNDDAVVAAAEARGVAMVLTGVRHFRH